TTCATCCAACGGAATATCCTCCAGGACAGCAATTTCTCCTGCTTTTTCTCCCCATTTCGTAATTTTTTGAAAGGAAGTATCGTAGTCTGATACCAGCGCTTCTCCCAAATAGAAAAGAAACTGTTCATATAATTGCTTACTTTCTTCTTCTGTAATCGTCCTCAGCTTCCGATCCATCATTTTCTTGATGGATTCGGGGTTCTCCTGCATCTGAAGATAAGCGGATCTCTCGGTTATCTTTTGGATCTGCTCTACAATTCTCTCACTGATGAGCTGAATCTTCTTTTTGTTCATATGTTCTCCCTGTAACCATTAGAATACTTTTATTTTACAAGAATCTATTATATTTACAACCAGTATTTTACATGGGTATAGAGAATAAGCATTAATCAGACAGCCCGAAGAGATATACTTACTGAACAATACAGTTTTCAAGCTGGCTGATAAACGTATAACCCTCCTGAATTTCTGCATCGCTGTATTTTTGTTTTGCCTTTAATGTCTGAATCTTGACTTTAACTTCGTCTGCCGGCAAATGCGAAAAGAATAAAATGGTAGAAACAAGTTCGAGAAATCGTGAGGACTGTTCGTTCATGGACCTTACGCATTCTCCAAGTTTCGGTATCTTCTTTCCATAGCTAGTCAAAAAGTCTTCTCCCTCATTATTGAGAGAATAGCGGTATTGGGAATAGCCGCTGACTTTTTCTTTGATTTCGTGCACATAGCCCAGGTTGCACAGCTCTTCGACGCGCAGCGTTAATTCTTCTGAATAAGGGCCGTAAAAGTGAAACTCATATTTTTCCTGAAAAGGGAAGTTCAGCTTTTTAGCGATATAAATCATCTTCTGCAGCTTTTTTCGCCCGACGACTTCCCCGGCCTCCTTAATGACCGTTATGACCTTTAAATGATCATCAAACACAGTATTTCCCCCTTAACATAAAACCTGTTAATCCTTTTTCAGTATGTGTTTTATCTTTTGTTTCAGCTTATTGTCATCTATCTTTTCGATCAGATCAGCTGGATAGTAGAGCTTATGGTCTGTTCTTCTTTTCCCTGAAATCGCCTCTACTACATCTGATTCTCTCGAAAGTTCACGGATTTCGCCATTCGCCTTTAAAAGGTTGATAGGCAGCCTTTCCTCTTTTTCCCCCGGTCTGTAAAAGTCGTACGGCAGATCAGAGGAGGAATCAATTACAAGATAGTATTTCGGGTCGATGCCTGCTTCTTCAAAATAACCTGACAGGCGCAGAACTTCTGAAACGGAAACCATCTCCGAGTATTTAAAAAGCTTCCGGTCCAAAAAGCGGCGGCAGAGGTCACGCAAGATTCGGTCTTCCTCGTCCATCCAAACTTGGAAATAATACTGCATGACTCCCTCATCCAGCTTTATGTAGTCCTCTAATGTAATTTCCCCTTCGAACAGTGAGCGGAAATGCGTTAAATCCTGCTTAAATTGATAGCCCCCCTGATAGAGGTCCTTTGCCCGGTGTAGGATTTTGCTCAAAATCACTTCGGCGCTTCTCGTTACCGGGTGAAAATACACCTGCCAATACATCTGGTATCGGCTCATAATATAATCTTCAACAGCATGCATGCCGCTTGCTTTAATAACGGCTCCGTCTTCCATCGGGCGCATGACCCGGAGGATTCGCTCGAGATCGAAGTTTCCGTAGCTTACGCCTGTGAAATAGGCATCGCGCAGGAGATAATCCATCCGATCAGCATCTATCTGGCTGGAGATCAAACTGACGACCAGCTTGTCATGATAGGTCTTTTCGATGACTTCTGCTACTTTTCTGGGGAATTCTTCTCCTTGCAGGCGGAGAACCTCATTCACTTCCGTATCGCCTAAAAGAATATCCCTTGTATAATCTTCATGATCCACACCGAACACTTTCTCGAATGAGTGGGAAAAAGGTCCATGTCCAATGTCATGCAGCAGTGCAGCACAAAGAACCAGCATCCGTTCGTCTTCGTTCCAGTGCGGCCTGTTTTGAAAAATTTCAACGATCCGTCTTGTAATCTCGTATACGCCGAGAGAGTGGCTGAAACGGCTGTGTTCAGCTCCATGAAACGTCAAATAGGTAGTACCCAGCTGGCGAATCCGTCGAAGGCGCTGAAATTCACGCGTGCCTATCAGCCGCCAGATCAGCTCGTCCCTTACATGGATGTAACGGTGAACCGGATCTTTAAACACCTTTTCTTCATTCAACTGACCCATTTCTTTCGCCATATCGTAATAAATGCTCCTTCAGCCGCAATTAGTTTATGTTTATAGTTCTGCTAAAAAAAGAAAATCCCTTCTCATGCTTGTGTTCGCCAGAAGGATTGTCATATTTGCTGTATGATTATTTTCATTGTGAAGTATACCCTATTTTACGCGGTTTTGAATCATGAAACAACAAACAAAAAAAGCGGTTTTCGACAGCTGTATATCTTCTATCGCAGCCATGCTTTCTTTTTCTTGTGCTATCAAAAAAAGAAAGGAGACCCATGGGGCGCTCCTCTCTTTTTATTGCGTATCAACCACCCGGCTGTCTTTGTCCTCCTGCCGGTAGGCGTCGACCAATAATAAAATGGCAGAAATAATATGCATGATCATGCCGACAAACGGGATCCATGCGATGCAGGAAGTCACGATGCCGAGAATGCTTCCGTGCCTTGCTGTCCCTTCTTTCGCTGAAAAGACGAGTGTAGCAATATGGAGGGCAAGCGCAATAGCAAGCGGCGTCCACAGAAAGGAAACCACGATGGTTCCACCTACAAACGGAATGCCCAGGAGCGCTTCAAATCCTCCTGAAACCCACTTTAACGTCCTGGATAGGTTCTTATTCAACAGATCTCCTCCTTTTGTCCTTTTCTCTTCCATTCACTATACCTATGCTTACGTAAATACATTCCAAAAAGTTGCAATTATTTTTCCGGCATGGAAGCTCTGCGGCCTGTTGCGTTATACTAGTAAAGAATGATAGAAGCAGGAGGTTGACTCGTGGATCACACACAACAAAACCAGAACAGTCAGGCTTGGAATGAAAAGTCTTACGAAGCCTGGACCCATCGATTTGGCGAGCCGGCGAAAGCCGCTGCTAAAATAAAAAAAGACCCGGTAAAGCGGCTGAGTCCGCTTGAAACCTATATAGGCGATGTGAAAGGAAAAAAAGTCTGCAATCTTCTTGGATCCCATGGCAGCAAAGCGGTTGCTTTGGCACTGCTTGGTGCAGAAGCAACCGTCATCGACCTTTCAGAACCGAACGAACGCTACGCTAAAGAGCTTGCCCGTGAGGCCGGCGTCCCGCTTCGCTATATCAAGAGCGATGTTCTTGAGCTGCCGGAGGAAGAACTTTCAGGAGAATATGATCTTGTTTTTACAGAGAACGGAATTCTTCATTATTTTACAGATCTGGTGCCATTCTTTACGTCGGTATACCGCTTGCTTAAACAGGGTGGAAGGTTCGTCCTGCAAGATTTCCATCCGATCTCAACCAAGCTGATTACCTCACAGGGAAAAAGCCAGTCTGCCAGAAAACACAAGGTGAGCGGAGACTATTTCAGTACGGCTCTGGAAACGGTGGATGTATCGTACTCCAAGTTTCTTCCTGAGCTCCAATATGCGACAGAAGAGGAAAGAAAGCCATTTCAAGTATCCATCCGCAAGTGGACACTTGGTGAAATCATTACTGCGATCGGAGCGTCTGGCCTGTTTATTACAGGGCTGAAAGAAGAGCCGCATCCTGGTGATTTTGATCAGGGTATTCCTAAATCCTTCATCATTGAAGCAGAGAAGCGTGATTAGTATGAACGCTTCATTGTTATTTCAGCCAAAATGGCGCATCATTGACCAGTCAAGCCTCGGTCCGTCTTTTGATGCCCTGCAGTCTTTTGCAATGGATGATACGCTCTGTACATCGATTGGAGCGGGAGAGTCTTCTCCAACCGTCCGTACTTGGGTGCATCATGACACCATTGTCCTCGGCATCCAGGATACACGCCTACCGTATCTGAATGAAGGTATACAGTATTTAAAATCAAGGGGATACCGGGTGATCGTCCGCAATTCGGGCGGTCTTGCTGTGGTGCTTGATGAAGGCGTATTGAATATTTCCATCATCCTTCCCGAAAAGGACAGCAGTATCGAGATCAACAAGGGATATGACACGATGGTCGAGCTCATCCAAAAAATGCTGAGCCCGTATGGTATTGATTTCGAAGCAAGAGAGATCATCGGCTCGTATTGTCCGGGAAGCTATGATTTAAGCGTGGATGGAAAGAAGTTTGCAGGCATCTCACAGCGGCGGATCCGCAATGGGGCGGCCGTGCAGATCTACTTATGTGTCAACGGGAGCGGTTCCGGGAGAGCAGAAGCAATCCGGGAGTTTTACCGTCATGGTCTTCAGGGAGAACCCACGAAATTCAGCTATCCCGAAATACGGCCAGAAGTGATGGCCTCACTGTCCGAGTTGACCGGAACAGAGTTGTCTGTCAGCGACTTGATGACTAGACTCCTCTTTGTATTAAAAGAAGAAAGCAGCCACCTCGTTTCATCCCCTCTGTCCGTAAGTGAGATTCAATTACACGATTACAACTATCAGCGGGTATGGGAACGAAATGAAAAAGCACTGGAGATTTAATCTCTCAGTGCTTTTTTGGTCTTATTATAAGGCTGTTTTCGCTACCTTTGTTGCTCTTGAAAGTGGTTGATTTCCGTTTCAGGAGGCTCGCACCTTACACTCCAATCAACTTGTCAATGAAGATTCTTTACAAAAATGTTCCCATAGCAACAATCTTTTAGAAGAGAGCCTATTATAGCGCCTGCATGGCTGTAATAAGGGCAAGCTTGTAAACATCTTCCTCGTTGCATCCGCGGGAAAGATCGTTCACCGGCATGTTAAGACCTTGCAGGATCGGTCCGATCGCTTCATAGCCCCCGAGGCGCTGAACCATCTTGTATCCGATATTTCCTGTTTCAAGGCCTGGGAAGATAAAGACGTTCGCTTCACCTTTCAAAGGAGAACTTGGTGCTTTTTTCTGTGCAACCGATGAAACAAACGCTGCATCGAACTGAAGTTCACCGTCAAAAGGGAAATCAGGGTTCATGCCGCTCAAAAGCTCAGTCGCCTCTACTACTTTTTCAGTTTCAGCTGATTTAGCTGATCCTTTTGTTGAAAAGCTTAAAAGCGCCACTCTTGGGTCAATGCCGAAAACTCTTGCTGTATGTGCGCTTACTAATGCAGACTCAGCAAGGTCAGCGCTAGATGGTGCGATATTGATGGCACAATCAGCAAAAACATATTTCTCTTCGTCTTTTACAATGATAAAAGCGCCGGATGTCTTTTTAATACCTTCTTTTGTTTTGATGATCTGCAGGGCAGGACGAACAGTATCAGCTGTAGAATGAACAGCTCCGCTCACAAGTCCATGGGCTTTTCCTGTATAGACCAGCATGGTCCCGAAGTAGTTTTCATCCAAAAGAATTTGGCGTGCCTGTTCTTCTGTAGCTTTGCCTTTGCGGCGTTCTACGAAAGAAGCAACAAGGCTGTCGAATTCAGGATAATGCTTAGGATCGATTAACTCGATGTCGCCAAGGCTGACTCCCATTTCCTTTGCTCTTGAAGTGATCTCTTCTTTATTTCCAACCAAAATCGGTTTAAGGACGTTTTCTTCAGCCAATCTGGCTGCTGCAGTAAGAATGCGTTCGTCGGTGCCTTCGGGGAACACAATCTTCGGGTTCTGCTGTTGCACTTTTTCTTTTAAATCTTTAAATAAATCGCTCATGCGAGGTCCTCCTATTCGGGTACATTCCATACTAGGGTACTCCTTTTTGCGCCTGTTTTAAACCTATACCCTGAATTGAAAGCGCTTGTGCTAAGAAGTTGTTATTTTTAGAAAAATGGAAAATATAAAAAGGATAATTATGTAATCTGTTTGAATCTTTTTAAAAGACAATACGTATATCTTATTATCAATTTCAAGGAGGATTTCCAATATGTCTTTTATGAACAAAATGCTGGCCAGTGTTGGAATAGGGGCAGCGACCATTGATACGATCCTAACCAAGACCAGGTTCATTCCCGGAGAGGAAGTAAGCGGCACCGTGCAGATTACTGGCGGAAAAGCAGCACAGCCGATCGACTCGATTTCGATTTTCCTGATGACCGAATACATAAGAGAATCGGATGATAAGAAATACAGGGAACAATCTGCTGTAGCCCGCCACCGAGTAGCTGATTCCATAACCATACAGCCTGGGGAAATGAAAAAGATTCCTTTCTCGTTCCGTATTCCCTTTGATGTTCCGCTGAGCATCGGACATACCCCGGTGTGGCTGAAAACCGGGGCAGATATTAAAAATGCAGTTGACCCGTCAGACAAAGATTACATTACCGTGAATCCAGGGCCTCTTGTCAGAAGAGCGATGGAAGCAATTGAAGGACTGGACTTTGTGCTGCGTCAAACGACTTGTGAAGCTTCTTCACGCTATAGAAGCGGCCGACTGCCGTTTATTCAGGAATTTGAATATGTGCCAACCGGCATGTTCAGGGGTAAACTGGATGAACTTGAAGCGGTATTCCTGAGTGACGGCAGTTCCTTGGAGATCATTTTGGAAATAGATAAAAAAGCAAGAGGGCTGTTCGGCATGCTTGAGGAAGCGATGGATATGGATGAAAAGCATGTCCGGCTGGCATTTACAGAAAGAGAGCTTCAGGACACTTCTATTCTTAGCAGTAAAATCACCGCTGCCATTCAGCGTTTTGCGTGATCTCTACTTAAAGCTCTCCCTGTCTGTCCCGAACAGACGGGGATTTTTTTTTATTCAAGCGGATGTGGTATATTGGATAGGAGTGAAATTATCATTATGTCCAAGGAGTGACAATACATGAGTGAAGCTGCACAAACCCTTGAAGGCTGGTACTGTCTCCATGATTTCCGAAAGATGGACTGGGTATCCTGGAAAGCGATTTCAAGTGATGAACGCGAAGCTGCCATCAAAGAATTTATGACGTTTTTGGAAAAGTGGGAAGGGGTCGAGGCCCGCAAAGAAGGAAGCCATGCCCTTTATTCGATCGTCGGCCAAAAAGCAGATTTCATGCTGATGCTGCTGCGTCCAACGATGGAAGATCTTAATGAAATCGAGAACGCATTCAACAAAACAACATTTGCTCAATACACGATTCCTGCCTATTCCTATGTATCTGTCGTTGAATTAAGCAACTATAATCCATCCAATGATGTAGATCCCGAAACAGATCCCATGATTCAGGGCCGCCTAAAACCGGAACTTCCGAAATGGAAATATGTTTGTTTCTATCCGATGGACAAGCGCCGAGAAGGAAACGATAACTGGTACATGGTGCCGATGGAAGAACGCAAGAAAATGATGTACAGCCACGGCATGATCGGCCGCAGCTATGCAGGCAAGGTCAAACAAATCATTACCGGTTCTGTCGGATTCGATGACTGGGAGTGGGGAGTTACACTCTTTGCCAATGACGTTCTTCAATTCAAAAAACTCGTCTATGAAATGAGATTCGATGAAGTAAGTGCACGCTATGGTGAATTCGGTTCTTTCTATGTCGGTAACCAACTGACAAAAGAAGCCGTACCTGGATATCTGCACGTATAAAGAAAAGCTTCAGCGCCCTGCTAAGGTCCTCGAGGTCGCTGAAGCTGGACATCCCATTCCAGAAAGCTGGTTCTCATGCCGCGCACACGCGTGACATGAGAACCAGCTTTTTTTGGTCTAACAGGCGGCATGTTTACATATGATGAAATGTAGTTTTCCGGGCTTCTTCAGCATTCTATTAAACGTTATAGAACTTATACCGGTCCGCGTGTTTAAAAACCTTTTTACAAGGGGGATGCAAGTATGACAAATTACAGGCAAACACAAGGCCAGCAAACAGGTGGA
This genomic stretch from Fictibacillus marinisediminis harbors:
- a CDS encoding YwgA family protein encodes the protein MFDDHLKVITVIKEAGEVVGRKKLQKMIYIAKKLNFPFQEKYEFHFYGPYSEELTLRVEELCNLGYVHEIKEKVSGYSQYRYSLNNEGEDFLTSYGKKIPKLGECVRSMNEQSSRFLELVSTILFFSHLPADEVKVKIQTLKAKQKYSDAEIQEGYTFISQLENCIVQ
- a CDS encoding HD domain-containing protein; the encoded protein is MAKEMGQLNEEKVFKDPVHRYIHVRDELIWRLIGTREFQRLRRIRQLGTTYLTFHGAEHSRFSHSLGVYEITRRIVEIFQNRPHWNEDERMLVLCAALLHDIGHGPFSHSFEKVFGVDHEDYTRDILLGDTEVNEVLRLQGEEFPRKVAEVIEKTYHDKLVVSLISSQIDADRMDYLLRDAYFTGVSYGNFDLERILRVMRPMEDGAVIKASGMHAVEDYIMSRYQMYWQVYFHPVTRSAEVILSKILHRAKDLYQGGYQFKQDLTHFRSLFEGEITLEDYIKLDEGVMQYYFQVWMDEEDRILRDLCRRFLDRKLFKYSEMVSVSEVLRLSGYFEEAGIDPKYYLVIDSSSDLPYDFYRPGEKEERLPINLLKANGEIRELSRESDVVEAISGKRRTDHKLYYPADLIEKIDDNKLKQKIKHILKKD
- a CDS encoding class I SAM-dependent methyltransferase, coding for MDHTQQNQNSQAWNEKSYEAWTHRFGEPAKAAAKIKKDPVKRLSPLETYIGDVKGKKVCNLLGSHGSKAVALALLGAEATVIDLSEPNERYAKELAREAGVPLRYIKSDVLELPEEELSGEYDLVFTENGILHYFTDLVPFFTSVYRLLKQGGRFVLQDFHPISTKLITSQGKSQSARKHKVSGDYFSTALETVDVSYSKFLPELQYATEEERKPFQVSIRKWTLGEIITAIGASGLFITGLKEEPHPGDFDQGIPKSFIIEAEKRD
- a CDS encoding lipoate--protein ligase family protein; this translates as MSMNASLLFQPKWRIIDQSSLGPSFDALQSFAMDDTLCTSIGAGESSPTVRTWVHHDTIVLGIQDTRLPYLNEGIQYLKSRGYRVIVRNSGGLAVVLDEGVLNISIILPEKDSSIEINKGYDTMVELIQKMLSPYGIDFEAREIIGSYCPGSYDLSVDGKKFAGISQRRIRNGAAVQIYLCVNGSGSGRAEAIREFYRHGLQGEPTKFSYPEIRPEVMASLSELTGTELSVSDLMTRLLFVLKEESSHLVSSPLSVSEIQLHDYNYQRVWERNEKALEI
- the pta gene encoding phosphate acetyltransferase, giving the protein MSDLFKDLKEKVQQQNPKIVFPEGTDERILTAAARLAEENVLKPILVGNKEEITSRAKEMGVSLGDIELIDPKHYPEFDSLVASFVERRKGKATEEQARQILLDENYFGTMLVYTGKAHGLVSGAVHSTADTVRPALQIIKTKEGIKKTSGAFIIVKDEEKYVFADCAINIAPSSADLAESALVSAHTARVFGIDPRVALLSFSTKGSAKSAETEKVVEATELLSGMNPDFPFDGELQFDAAFVSSVAQKKAPSSPLKGEANVFIFPGLETGNIGYKMVQRLGGYEAIGPILQGLNMPVNDLSRGCNEEDVYKLALITAMQAL
- a CDS encoding sporulation protein, with product MSFMNKMLASVGIGAATIDTILTKTRFIPGEEVSGTVQITGGKAAQPIDSISIFLMTEYIRESDDKKYREQSAVARHRVADSITIQPGEMKKIPFSFRIPFDVPLSIGHTPVWLKTGADIKNAVDPSDKDYITVNPGPLVRRAMEAIEGLDFVLRQTTCEASSRYRSGRLPFIQEFEYVPTGMFRGKLDELEAVFLSDGSSLEIILEIDKKARGLFGMLEEAMDMDEKHVRLAFTERELQDTSILSSKITAAIQRFA
- the hemQ gene encoding hydrogen peroxide-dependent heme synthase encodes the protein MSEAAQTLEGWYCLHDFRKMDWVSWKAISSDEREAAIKEFMTFLEKWEGVEARKEGSHALYSIVGQKADFMLMLLRPTMEDLNEIENAFNKTTFAQYTIPAYSYVSVVELSNYNPSNDVDPETDPMIQGRLKPELPKWKYVCFYPMDKRREGNDNWYMVPMEERKKMMYSHGMIGRSYAGKVKQIITGSVGFDDWEWGVTLFANDVLQFKKLVYEMRFDEVSARYGEFGSFYVGNQLTKEAVPGYLHV